From one Candidatus Polarisedimenticolaceae bacterium genomic stretch:
- a CDS encoding secondary thiamine-phosphate synthase enzyme YjbQ, whose translation MRQFVHTFLVESRGPGLWEFTDDVLSWVESTGIETGLLTLHVRHTSASLLIQENADPEVRRDFERFFRRLVPAGDPLFEHRSEGPDDMPAHVRAALTTTTLSLPILDSRPALGTWQGIYLYEHRTRPHRRSVAAHVLGE comes from the coding sequence ATGCGTCAGTTCGTGCACACCTTCCTCGTCGAGTCCCGCGGGCCGGGTCTGTGGGAGTTCACCGACGACGTCCTTTCGTGGGTCGAGTCGACCGGGATCGAGACGGGACTGCTGACGCTCCACGTGAGGCACACCTCGGCTTCACTGCTCATCCAGGAGAACGCGGACCCCGAGGTGCGGCGCGACTTCGAGCGGTTCTTCCGCCGGCTCGTTCCCGCGGGGGATCCGCTCTTCGAGCACCGGAGCGAGGGGCCCGACGACATGCCCGCTCACGTGCGCGCGGCGCTGACGACGACCACGCTGTCTCTCCCGATCCTGGATTCCCGCCCGGCGCTGGGCACCTGGCAGGGGATCTACCTCTACGAGCACCGCACGCGCCCCCATCGCCGCAGCGTCGCCGCGCACGTGCTGGGGGAGTGA
- a CDS encoding YdbL family protein — protein MNARARVLALSPVLLTAACFTINVYFPEAAIQDLSNKIEEQVVKEAAAKAAAASDAPPPSEPVEKPKESSSVLDLFLGTSVAHADEVVAPEVSSPAIRKIIDSRAGRLDQLNDLKAKGVIGENNQGLVEARALETLADLKARADVQRLVKAENIDREELYKEVAAAKGVDLAQLPKIRETYAETLRDRAKPGEWIQGPDGGWKRK, from the coding sequence ATGAACGCACGCGCCCGGGTTCTCGCACTCTCGCCGGTCCTGCTGACCGCAGCCTGCTTCACGATCAACGTCTATTTCCCGGAAGCCGCGATCCAGGACCTCTCCAACAAGATCGAGGAGCAGGTCGTCAAGGAGGCCGCGGCGAAGGCGGCCGCGGCATCCGACGCCCCGCCGCCGTCCGAGCCCGTGGAGAAGCCGAAGGAGTCCTCGAGCGTCCTCGACCTGTTCCTGGGCACCTCGGTGGCCCACGCCGACGAGGTCGTCGCCCCGGAGGTCTCGAGCCCGGCCATCCGCAAGATCATCGACTCGCGCGCCGGCCGCCTGGACCAGCTGAACGACCTCAAGGCCAAGGGGGTGATCGGCGAGAACAACCAGGGTCTGGTCGAGGCACGCGCCCTCGAGACGCTCGCCGACCTCAAGGCGCGCGCCGACGTGCAGCGCCTCGTGAAGGCGGAGAACATCGACCGCGAGGAGCTCTACAAGGAAGTCGCCGCCGCGAAGGGAGTGGATCTCGCGCAGCTCCCGAAGATCCGCGAGACCTACGCCGAGACGCTGCGCGATCGCGCGAAGCCGGGCGAATGGATCCAGGGCCCCGACGGCGGTTGGAAGCGGAAATAG
- the truA gene encoding tRNA pseudouridine(38-40) synthase TruA — protein MPTYRMTVEYEGTRYHGWQEQKNARSVSGELHRAARAAGAEVVEIGGSGRTDAGVHASAQVAHLRLRAGVDPGRLRLAMNDALPPDVHVLSLEPAPDKFHARHDAIRRTYVYQIARRRTAFAKRYVWWVKRALDARRMQEAAACLEGRHDFKLFCEAPSRQESTLVVVEEALVVEDGGLLLLRFTASHFLWKMVRRVVGALVKVGAGELSVAEFRQLVDGNPIPGMKDGTAAWTAPPSGLFLAKVAYRGDLPEGPVIRPVVPVAAEPATARAPSEPERSSRDATPSGTRRRPPRR, from the coding sequence GTGCCCACCTATCGCATGACCGTCGAGTACGAAGGCACCCGCTACCACGGCTGGCAGGAGCAGAAGAACGCGCGCTCCGTCTCCGGGGAGCTGCACCGCGCCGCGCGGGCGGCGGGGGCGGAGGTCGTCGAGATCGGAGGCTCCGGGCGGACCGACGCGGGAGTCCACGCCTCCGCGCAGGTCGCCCACCTCCGGCTGCGGGCCGGGGTCGATCCGGGCCGCCTGCGCCTGGCCATGAACGACGCGCTCCCGCCCGACGTCCACGTGCTCTCCCTCGAGCCGGCGCCGGACAAGTTCCACGCGCGCCACGATGCGATCCGCCGCACGTACGTCTACCAGATCGCGCGGCGTCGCACGGCCTTCGCCAAGCGATACGTCTGGTGGGTCAAGCGCGCTCTCGACGCCCGCCGGATGCAGGAGGCCGCGGCGTGCCTGGAGGGTCGTCACGACTTCAAGCTGTTCTGCGAGGCGCCGTCCCGTCAGGAGAGCACGCTCGTCGTGGTCGAGGAAGCGCTCGTCGTCGAGGACGGGGGGCTGCTCCTGCTGCGATTCACCGCGTCGCACTTCCTCTGGAAGATGGTCCGTCGCGTCGTCGGCGCCCTCGTCAAGGTCGGCGCGGGGGAGCTGTCGGTCGCGGAATTCCGCCAGCTCGTCGACGGGAACCCGATCCCCGGAATGAAGGACGGCACGGCGGCCTGGACCGCCCCGCCCTCGGGGCTGTTCCTCGCGAAGGTGGCCTACCGCGGGGATCTTCCGGAGGGCCCGGTCATTCGGCCGGTGGTGCCGGTTGCGGCGGAGCCGGCGACGGCCCGGGCTCCCAGCGAACCCGAAAGGTCGTCTCGGGACGCAACGCCTTCCGGAACGCGGCGACGACCTCCGCGTCGGTAG
- a CDS encoding LytTR family DNA-binding domain-containing protein → MSTEKIRALIVDDEPLAREGVRLLLERDPEIEVVGEAADGNAALRSIRALHPQVVFLDIQMPGLDGIQVIDRLEGDVPPVVVFVTAHDQYAIRAFERSALDYVLKPFDDERFEKTLSRAKSQLRRHKAGELNRKLLQLLDHFRGEGAPSAQGGWSIESTEADGGRWLARLAIKSSGRIVFLKVEEIDWIGAADYYVELHVGGKAHLLREAMAKLETRLDPKRFLRIHRSAIVNVERVSEIRASAHGDCTVVLRDGVKLKLSRSRRDKLRQMVKAAS, encoded by the coding sequence ATGAGTACCGAGAAGATCCGAGCCCTGATCGTGGATGACGAGCCGCTCGCGCGGGAGGGCGTCCGCCTCCTGCTCGAGCGCGACCCGGAGATCGAGGTGGTCGGCGAGGCCGCCGACGGGAACGCCGCGCTGCGCTCGATCCGCGCGCTGCACCCGCAGGTGGTGTTCCTGGACATCCAGATGCCCGGCCTCGACGGCATCCAGGTGATCGACCGCCTCGAAGGGGACGTGCCGCCGGTCGTCGTCTTCGTCACCGCCCACGACCAGTACGCCATCCGCGCCTTCGAGCGCTCCGCGCTCGACTACGTCCTGAAACCGTTCGACGACGAGCGATTCGAGAAGACGCTTTCCCGGGCGAAGTCGCAGCTCCGGCGCCACAAGGCCGGGGAGCTCAACCGCAAGCTTCTCCAGCTGCTCGACCATTTCCGCGGCGAGGGGGCTCCCAGCGCCCAGGGCGGCTGGAGCATCGAGTCCACCGAGGCGGACGGCGGGCGCTGGCTCGCGCGCCTCGCGATCAAGTCGTCGGGGCGCATCGTCTTTCTCAAGGTGGAGGAGATCGACTGGATCGGGGCCGCGGACTACTACGTCGAGCTGCACGTGGGCGGGAAGGCCCACCTCCTGCGGGAGGCGATGGCCAAGCTCGAGACGCGCCTGGATCCGAAACGTTTCCTGCGCATCCACCGCTCCGCCATCGTGAACGTCGAGCGCGTCTCCGAGATCCGCGCCTCCGCGCACGGGGACTGCACGGTCGTGCTCCGCGACGGCGTCAAGCTCAAGCTCAGCCGTTCCCGCCGCGACAAGCTGCGGCAGATGGTGAAGGCGGCGAGTTGA
- a CDS encoding histidine kinase produces MKELGHPRRSHGTLAALAVFSVFTLVAIVDSSQYYFGQRLSERPVAFWRAAAYALPEWWMWALLTPMIVWAGRRLPIQRPHAVRNAALHVFGSVVIALVHLFVSLSLAWMTDPAGRSAPTFGAFFQVRLYFWFHVELLVYWAILGFSLAVDYYRQARRREVREAQLEARLAHAKLEALKMQLHPHFLFNTLNAVSVLVRKGENQAAVRMIAGLSDLLRLALDNSGAQEVTLEEEMHFLDRYLAIEKIRFGERLRVSVDVPRDALDARVPNLVLQPLVENAIRHGIAPEPGAGRLDIRADVLGDTLRLRVLDDGAGVDGTPSVRAGGGVGLRNTRERLRQLYGDRFRLELLPGRGRGTEAVLEIPLRFEEDVRQEVAHEYREDPSPDRG; encoded by the coding sequence TTGAAGGAGCTCGGACACCCTCGCCGCTCCCACGGGACGCTCGCGGCCCTCGCGGTGTTCTCCGTGTTCACGCTCGTCGCGATCGTCGACTCGAGCCAGTACTACTTCGGCCAACGGCTGAGCGAGCGGCCCGTCGCCTTCTGGCGCGCGGCCGCCTACGCACTCCCCGAATGGTGGATGTGGGCGCTGCTGACGCCGATGATCGTCTGGGCCGGGCGCCGTCTCCCGATCCAGCGCCCGCACGCCGTCCGCAACGCGGCGCTCCACGTCTTCGGGAGCGTGGTCATCGCCCTCGTCCACCTCTTCGTGAGCCTGTCGCTGGCCTGGATGACCGATCCCGCGGGGCGCTCCGCCCCCACGTTCGGGGCGTTCTTCCAGGTACGGCTCTATTTCTGGTTCCACGTCGAGCTGCTCGTCTACTGGGCGATCCTCGGATTCTCGCTGGCGGTGGACTACTACCGACAGGCGCGGCGGCGCGAGGTGCGCGAGGCACAGCTCGAGGCCAGACTCGCGCACGCGAAGCTCGAGGCGCTCAAGATGCAGCTCCACCCGCACTTCCTCTTCAACACCCTGAACGCCGTCAGCGTGCTGGTGCGCAAGGGGGAGAACCAGGCCGCCGTGCGGATGATCGCCGGGCTGAGCGACCTGCTGCGCCTCGCGCTCGACAATTCCGGCGCGCAGGAGGTGACCCTCGAGGAGGAGATGCACTTCCTCGATCGGTATCTCGCGATCGAGAAGATCCGCTTCGGCGAGAGGCTGCGCGTCAGCGTCGACGTGCCCCGCGACGCGCTCGACGCGCGCGTTCCGAACCTCGTCCTCCAGCCGCTCGTCGAGAACGCGATCCGCCACGGCATCGCGCCCGAGCCCGGCGCCGGGCGGCTCGACATCCGGGCCGACGTCCTCGGGGACACGCTTCGCCTGCGCGTCCTCGACGACGGCGCCGGCGTCGACGGGACGCCCTCCGTCCGCGCGGGGGGCGGCGTCGGCCTCCGCAACACGCGCGAGCGGCTGCGCCAGCTGTACGGCGACCGGTTCCGGCTCGAGCTGCTTCCCGGCCGCGGCCGCGGCACCGAGGCGGTGCTCGAGATCCCCTTGCGTTTCGAAGAAGACGTCCGTCAAGAGGTTGCCCATGAGTACCGAGAAGATCCGAGCCCTGATCGTGGATGA
- a CDS encoding TonB-dependent receptor, producing MYGKRLRALVLAVLVPLAAWAGSTQTGTLRGTVFDSKGEPVVGALISIHSPALIRERVVLTDAQGGFFAPGLPAGDYKVIAKLEGYITVELSTDIEVDKTTPLSVTLKEGELTETLTVTAERPIVDKTNTESSVTLEKGFTEQLPVPRSDLSLLTFAPGVVDPDGDGNANFLGGTSNSNNYLVDGVSSKDPVTGTFGRNLNYDAIETIDVKLTGISAEYGQTQGGISNVILKSGGNEFTGSFRDVISAPSWTRLYADKARQWFAPEGPIPGTVDPEDPEGGPLVYGRPDLPTRTDADFDKADQLSVTLGGPVVVDNAWFFLAYDRIETTATDFLGNPQGGPGGNGSFIDTFDGDIGSLKLTWQATNNQRFMYSFSEDPATTTRCYGQIFFTGPCFDTRNVDNQKQGGFEWIGDWNATWSPTVISNVKIARFKNTFQISPLTPIEDIPGIPRSSSGEIAPAIELSTLQTFDANIFDEFPEARNREQYEATVTKFLDTDKLGSHTIKIGADYQEMDNPGNTAIQGNSIFYFFAGAGPDPYDVDNRFYYLWVDFPVLPNNSTPRNEYTAVYLNDEWQLNANWAFNLGVRWEKSNNVSDIGETIIKDTGFAPRLGVSFDVRGDGKHVVKGTAARYLAGINITTLGPFTRLAGGTASYDVYFNTSPDPGNPADTDSWLLITSVRAESSAQAAPKVKPQSIDEYTLSYEILLNPTFGLSARAISRDWSNILMNQGRYDYASGIPEKITTLRNNPAAKRKYEALVLGAQKRFADNFSFDATYTWSRAIGNVLSDESFDSFNIYPDVPQTTENRYGRLDWDTPHAFKFQGYYQIPLRSARHGLTVGTVGQFLSGLPYARNNGTRNTVVGPGPDGEQDSPLGTPGDEALDDDQTESLVAYFEPRGSHRGPSTYNIDLSFVYRFRFAKNTNFETRFEVFNVTDQQRPTAVSSSWFENPAGDNAQLETNYTFGSPTAYQGFFQNPRTYQVQFAVTW from the coding sequence ATGTACGGCAAGCGACTCCGGGCGCTGGTGCTCGCGGTCCTCGTCCCCCTCGCCGCGTGGGCGGGTTCCACGCAGACCGGGACGTTGCGCGGCACCGTCTTCGATTCCAAGGGCGAGCCGGTCGTCGGCGCGCTCATCTCGATCCATTCGCCCGCCCTCATCCGCGAGCGCGTGGTGCTCACGGACGCCCAGGGCGGATTCTTCGCGCCGGGGCTCCCGGCGGGCGACTACAAGGTGATCGCGAAGCTCGAGGGGTACATCACCGTCGAGCTCTCCACGGACATCGAGGTGGACAAGACCACACCGCTCTCGGTGACGCTGAAGGAAGGCGAGCTCACCGAGACGCTGACGGTCACCGCCGAGCGCCCCATCGTGGACAAGACCAACACGGAATCGTCGGTCACCCTCGAGAAGGGGTTCACGGAGCAGCTCCCCGTGCCCCGAAGCGACCTGTCGCTGCTGACGTTCGCACCGGGCGTCGTCGACCCCGACGGCGACGGGAACGCCAACTTCCTCGGCGGGACGTCCAACAGCAACAACTATCTCGTGGACGGCGTCAGCTCCAAGGACCCGGTGACGGGCACCTTCGGCCGGAACCTCAACTACGACGCGATCGAGACGATCGACGTCAAGCTCACCGGCATCTCCGCGGAGTACGGCCAGACGCAGGGCGGCATCAGCAACGTCATCCTCAAGTCCGGCGGGAACGAATTCACCGGCTCGTTCCGCGACGTGATCTCGGCGCCCTCGTGGACGCGGCTCTACGCCGACAAGGCGCGGCAGTGGTTCGCCCCGGAAGGGCCCATCCCGGGTACCGTGGATCCGGAAGATCCGGAAGGGGGCCCCCTCGTCTACGGGCGACCGGACCTTCCGACCCGCACCGACGCGGATTTCGACAAGGCCGATCAGCTCAGCGTCACCCTCGGCGGGCCGGTCGTCGTGGACAACGCATGGTTCTTCCTCGCCTACGACCGCATCGAGACGACGGCGACGGACTTCCTGGGGAACCCCCAGGGGGGGCCGGGCGGCAACGGGTCGTTCATCGACACGTTCGACGGGGACATCGGATCGTTGAAGCTCACCTGGCAGGCGACGAACAACCAGCGGTTCATGTACAGCTTCAGCGAGGACCCGGCGACGACCACGCGTTGCTACGGCCAGATCTTCTTCACGGGACCCTGCTTCGACACGCGCAACGTCGACAACCAGAAGCAGGGCGGGTTCGAGTGGATCGGAGACTGGAACGCGACGTGGTCCCCGACGGTGATCTCCAACGTGAAGATCGCGCGGTTCAAGAACACCTTCCAGATCTCGCCGCTGACGCCGATCGAGGACATCCCGGGGATCCCCCGGAGCTCGAGCGGCGAGATCGCGCCGGCGATCGAGCTGTCGACGCTCCAGACCTTCGACGCCAACATCTTCGACGAGTTCCCCGAGGCGCGGAACCGGGAGCAGTACGAAGCGACCGTGACGAAGTTCCTCGACACCGACAAGCTCGGCTCCCACACGATCAAGATCGGCGCGGACTATCAGGAGATGGACAACCCCGGGAATACCGCGATCCAGGGGAACTCGATCTTCTACTTCTTCGCGGGCGCCGGCCCCGACCCCTACGACGTCGACAATCGTTTCTACTACCTCTGGGTCGACTTCCCGGTGCTCCCGAACAACTCCACGCCCCGGAACGAATACACGGCGGTCTACCTGAACGACGAGTGGCAGCTCAACGCCAACTGGGCCTTCAACCTCGGGGTCCGCTGGGAGAAGTCGAACAACGTCTCCGACATCGGCGAGACGATCATCAAGGACACCGGGTTCGCGCCGCGCCTGGGCGTCTCGTTCGACGTGCGCGGCGACGGGAAACACGTGGTCAAGGGAACGGCGGCCCGCTACCTCGCCGGCATCAACATCACGACCCTGGGGCCGTTCACGCGTCTTGCCGGAGGCACGGCCTCCTACGACGTCTACTTCAATACCTCGCCCGATCCCGGGAACCCGGCCGACACCGACTCGTGGCTGCTGATCACGAGCGTTCGGGCCGAATCGTCGGCGCAGGCGGCTCCCAAGGTGAAGCCGCAGTCGATCGACGAATACACGTTGTCGTACGAGATCCTGCTCAACCCGACGTTCGGACTCTCCGCGAGGGCGATCTCGCGGGATTGGTCGAACATCCTGATGAACCAGGGCCGGTACGATTACGCGTCGGGGATTCCCGAGAAGATCACGACCCTCCGGAACAACCCCGCGGCCAAACGGAAATACGAGGCGCTGGTCCTCGGCGCGCAGAAGCGCTTCGCCGACAACTTCTCGTTCGACGCGACCTACACCTGGTCGCGCGCGATCGGCAACGTCCTGTCCGACGAGAGCTTCGACTCGTTCAACATCTATCCGGACGTCCCGCAAACAACCGAGAACCGTTACGGTCGCCTGGACTGGGATACGCCGCACGCGTTCAAGTTCCAGGGCTACTACCAGATTCCGCTGCGCAGCGCGCGGCACGGGCTCACCGTCGGCACCGTCGGTCAGTTCCTCAGCGGCCTCCCCTACGCGAGGAACAACGGCACGAGGAACACGGTGGTCGGACCGGGCCCGGACGGCGAGCAGGACAGCCCTCTCGGGACCCCGGGGGACGAGGCGCTCGACGACGACCAGACCGAGAGCCTCGTCGCCTATTTCGAGCCTCGCGGCAGCCACCGCGGCCCGAGCACCTACAACATCGACCTCTCGTTCGTGTACCGGTTCCGGTTCGCGAAGAACACCAACTTCGAGACGCGTTTCGAGGTGTTCAACGTGACCGATCAGCAACGGCCCACCGCGGTGTCGAGCTCGTGGTTCGAGAATCCGGCGGGGGACAACGCACAGCTCGAGACGAACTACACCTTCGGCTCCCCGACGGCATATCAGGGGTTCTTCCAGAATCCCCGAACGTACCAAGTTCAGTTCGCGGTGACCTGGTAG